One Candidatus Poseidoniia archaeon genomic region harbors:
- a CDS encoding DNA-3-methyladenine glycosylase 2 family protein — protein MGKPKWWGRACDELRAGDPVLGAIIDRFPGERLEPRAEPFFTLARAIVGQQISVRAAQTVWGRLEAICGGAVSVETVLTRSVEQLRPAGLSQRKAEYLHGLAQDREVWDIDWVPLDDEAAIARLCRLRGVGRWTAEMFLIFHVLRPDVLPLDDLGLVAGMRRAYGDDLETAQLREIGAVWRPWRSVATWYLWRSLDPEPVEY, from the coding sequence ATGGGCAAGCCAAAGTGGTGGGGCCGCGCCTGCGACGAACTGCGCGCGGGCGACCCGGTGCTGGGGGCGATTATCGACCGCTTCCCGGGCGAGCGGCTCGAACCGCGCGCGGAGCCGTTCTTCACGCTCGCGCGCGCGATAGTGGGACAGCAGATTTCGGTCAGGGCGGCACAGACCGTCTGGGGCCGGCTCGAGGCCATCTGCGGCGGGGCGGTGAGCGTCGAGACAGTGCTGACGCGCAGCGTCGAACAGCTGCGGCCGGCAGGGCTTTCGCAACGCAAGGCGGAGTACCTGCATGGGCTGGCGCAGGACCGGGAGGTGTGGGACATTGACTGGGTCCCGCTCGACGACGAGGCGGCGATTGCGCGGCTCTGCCGGCTGCGCGGGGTGGGGCGCTGGACGGCGGAGATGTTTCTGATATTCCACGTGTTGCGACCCGACGTGCTGCCGCTGGATGACCTCGGGCTGGTGGCGGGGATGCGGCGTGCTTACGGCGACGACCTCGAGACGGCGCAGTTGCGCGAAATCGGCGCGGTGTGGCGGCCGTGGCGGTCGGTCGCGACGTGGTACCTCTGGCGCTCGCTCGACCCGGAGCCGGTCGAGTACTAA
- the speB gene encoding agmatinase, protein MPEFFADAEAAFDDARFVIWGYPFDGTACFRKGTAAGPEAIRFHSHNFESWLNELGLDLRDVPAHDWGDVEAVADQAANNSAIGEIVGRIGAAGKFPVGLGGEHSLTPPAVAALKQHYPELGVIILDAHLDYRDGYQGAKWSHAATTRRVSEIVGPERVRPIGIRSLSREELHAAREDGLHYVEAGWSELREHLSDLVESLDGPLYLSLDMDAIDPAFAPGVGTPEPFGMTPYEVVQVLNFLSDRLVGFDCVETCPPADNGNTAALAARLVRHTIGAVAKAQPRDG, encoded by the coding sequence GTGCCTGAGTTTTTTGCCGACGCTGAAGCGGCTTTCGATGACGCGCGTTTCGTAATCTGGGGCTACCCCTTTGATGGTACTGCCTGCTTTCGCAAGGGTACTGCCGCTGGTCCAGAGGCGATTCGCTTCCACAGCCACAATTTCGAGTCGTGGCTCAACGAGCTGGGCCTCGACCTGCGCGACGTTCCGGCCCACGACTGGGGCGACGTCGAAGCAGTCGCCGACCAGGCGGCCAACAACAGTGCCATCGGGGAAATCGTTGGCCGCATCGGTGCTGCCGGCAAGTTCCCGGTCGGCCTCGGCGGCGAGCATTCGCTCACCCCGCCGGCGGTCGCCGCACTGAAGCAGCACTATCCCGAACTTGGAGTCATCATCCTCGACGCGCACCTCGATTATCGCGACGGCTATCAGGGCGCGAAGTGGTCGCACGCCGCGACGACGCGCCGCGTCTCCGAAATAGTTGGCCCCGAGCGTGTCCGCCCTATTGGCATCCGCTCGCTCTCGCGCGAAGAGCTGCACGCTGCGCGTGAGGATGGGCTGCACTACGTCGAGGCGGGCTGGAGCGAACTGCGCGAACACCTCTCCGATCTGGTCGAGTCGCTCGATGGCCCGCTCTACCTGAGCCTCGACATGGATGCGATTGACCCCGCTTTCGCCCCCGGCGTCGGCACCCCCGAGCCGTTCGGCATGACTCCCTATGAGGTGGTGCAGGTTCTCAATTTCCTGAGCGACCGGCTGGTTGGTTTCGACTGTGTCGAGACCTGCCCGCCCGCCGACAACGGTAACACCGCGGCGCTCGCGGCACGACTGGTGCGCCATACCATCGGCGCCGTCGCCAAGGCACAGCCACGCGACGGTTAG
- a CDS encoding helix-turn-helix domain-containing protein, whose protein sequence is MGTTPHSPDAVLHTLGLSDGEAEVYRLLLRAGEASVGDISRGCAFSRARIYGILDNLAAHGAAHQVSAHPRTYAPENPRRLAELRLREVEAACAAAEETLIPLYETQERSYTESVTVRDMGVFQQVEEMCLRATESIDGIAAFLPSAIPDSLCRALASGSRAGVRVRLLFPLGEAPLDLARLPGNYEIRRAATPAAGMFIIDQAELLIGGLEKPESAAHLLGLWLHHEELARLSGLIFETLFAAGEPL, encoded by the coding sequence GTGGGCACCACACCACACAGTCCGGATGCCGTACTCCACACGCTGGGGCTTTCCGACGGCGAGGCGGAGGTGTACCGGCTGCTGCTCCGGGCTGGCGAAGCCAGTGTCGGGGACATCAGCCGCGGCTGCGCCTTCTCACGCGCCCGGATTTACGGCATCCTGGACAACCTCGCCGCCCACGGTGCGGCGCATCAGGTCTCGGCGCATCCGCGCACCTACGCGCCCGAGAACCCGCGCCGGCTGGCCGAGCTGCGGCTGCGCGAAGTCGAAGCGGCCTGCGCCGCCGCCGAGGAGACGCTGATTCCGCTCTACGAAACGCAGGAGCGCTCCTACACAGAGTCGGTGACGGTGCGCGACATGGGTGTCTTCCAGCAGGTCGAGGAGATGTGCCTGCGCGCGACCGAGAGCATCGACGGCATTGCCGCTTTCCTGCCGTCGGCCATCCCCGACTCGCTCTGCCGCGCACTCGCGAGCGGTTCGCGCGCCGGCGTCCGCGTGCGGCTGCTCTTCCCGCTGGGCGAGGCGCCGCTCGACCTGGCGCGGCTCCCCGGCAATTACGAAATCCGCCGCGCCGCGACCCCCGCTGCCGGGATGTTCATCATCGACCAGGCCGAATTGCTCATCGGCGGCCTGGAAAAGCCGGAATCAGCGGCGCACCTGCTCGGGCTCTGGTTGCACCACGAGGAGCTGGCGCGGCTTTCGGGGCTGATTTTCGAGACGCTTTTCGCGGCGGGCGAGCCACTCTAG
- a CDS encoding translation initiation factor IF-5A — protein sequence MTTTIQEIRSLKVGRYILVDDAPCRIVEYITSKPGKHGEAKARIVAVGIFDGTKRSLVHPVKHKLHVPQVDNRKGQVLAHMGPEVQFMDLETWETFTIPMADIPEEFQGSLEPGSEIRFLQAMGRRLVTRA from the coding sequence ATGACCACCACTATCCAGGAAATCCGGTCGCTCAAGGTAGGGCGCTACATCCTCGTCGATGACGCTCCGTGCCGGATTGTTGAGTACATCACCTCCAAGCCCGGCAAGCACGGCGAAGCCAAGGCGCGCATAGTCGCGGTCGGAATCTTCGACGGCACCAAACGGTCGCTGGTCCACCCCGTCAAGCACAAGCTGCACGTGCCGCAGGTGGACAATCGCAAGGGGCAGGTGCTGGCGCACATGGGTCCCGAGGTGCAGTTCATGGACCTGGAGACCTGGGAGACCTTTACCATCCCGATGGCCGACATCCCCGAGGAGTTCCAGGGCAGCCTCGAGCCCGGCAGCGAAATCCGCTTCCTGCAGGCAATGGGGCGGCGGCTGGTCACGCGTGCCTGA
- a CDS encoding (2Fe-2S)-binding protein, with protein MAVLKQMKATAREAGLTGVRVQKSGCLDFCENGISCVVYPEGVWYRIADPERDVPEIIERHLRHGEVVERCLMKF; from the coding sequence TTGGCGGTGCTGAAGCAGATGAAGGCGACCGCGCGCGAGGCGGGCCTGACGGGAGTGCGGGTGCAGAAGTCGGGTTGCCTTGATTTCTGCGAGAACGGCATCTCCTGCGTGGTCTACCCGGAAGGCGTGTGGTATCGCATCGCCGACCCGGAGCGCGATGTGCCGGAAATCATCGAGCGGCACCTGCGCCACGGAGAGGTCGTCGAGCGCTGCCTGATGAAGTTCTGA
- a CDS encoding cupredoxin domain-containing protein has translation MQETRTENSIAWTARLVAFVVAVTMVTSTFVLLAPNAAAKTGGPDTFGYNFTDSTESDGKVSYDWIDILSTGTSIGNPGDYVTSAFDMGFTITYYGVDYDEFYLGGDNGWFTFDAPSVSYAWVPYLMPWTGIAGTMLSPYWQDYRYCASGADIKYETLGTAPDRKLVITWNKMNMYYYCTSSDTTTFQAIVYENGNIVYQYQDGTFYGAGSYETVSIGIQTKGGDGLSYAYSQMSSSYNNKAIMFYPPPPPVDQLKLDSPSVPDPLSLATENSMSANVVNKGTDTQTDVGVNAKVFSTAISTVIDEDFDSGPGDFTSSSTHGANLWTGDINDSQGAHVSNYNYGDDYYNDGDTSDRSMSSGRKEAAVGGMFDDSTRIHHDGTHLYVSDRLHGQIWKFDSSNSGTVVIQGLTNPLDVTTDSSGNIYVIGRCSGIGYLYCTNTWVKKFSSTGTLLWTTGGSTIKYGTGITYYDGQVFALQVHFQTANTKIVKLDADDGSLDGTFTYGNGKSRSYYWEDLDVDDDTGDIWMIWRHYSQSTLRKYTRSSGGSYSANSYTDCQYNGAGYLYYSSSVDVYEGSVYTSGYYYTSFYGGLKKISTTSCSWSTVVSDYGGGWNTYVGSIAMTDTHVYVSSMYHFREYYFYNAYDKVGYYDLSDGSLDKVLGPQPAMLSHLTTPSIDTSTAVGMTLKFKHSYFFYFRYEGAIMEASTDGGTTWEYIDKDKFTTGGYVSGINGQIISWYNTPEEVVLKQAFTYYAYNGGLGGFDVACRQECKWDYTEVDLGDYTGYPDVKVRWTVAYNQYWYSSAWLYYNSYFRLDDVSVDLIDIDQTFVDETKTIASIAFKETVAVDFTPFTPAANGLKSGDMVGVSMAIIDDYGDEDLSDNRFNAFRDVKYVIFSENFDDCDASDWIFGRDSSGASIWSADSNDATSAPCSLDSGRKYDQTSPGDPWASTPNLDLKMPVSAELTFQHSYYFYYTYDGVVVEISEDGGETWGPFAPVGGYTQSIYNYAFYANPLRGYPAFSFYGSAGGAFTYTPSPQAWEKKTFDLTPYVGQDDVRVRWHVGWSSVAFGTYSNGFYRLDDLAITGVVYNDNLAIAAPDVVDPIPINGNPDIGTTVINAGVNPQTAGTSMARLTIGTEDVTNLIAEDHDSYTASNHPWTASYTTPGASWSSQPGWTFPSGQDGFDGSDAWGPGNSNGGEFAMYYAGGEGFLVTESYDLSSAPDDAKMTMLHRWNFHWTSGMGYNPNGGIVEISTDYDSSTAGSETWTKVVPTSGYNGQIYNYAGWGNPLFGQDAFVGTSGGSSAWPDGDWIESEFSLADYIGEDNVAFRFHFGFWNYMWPYDGEKWVIDNLNITGTDLADVVYQDTVSISGDGTGGAFASGESKDINWNYHFSVPGQYKVRVEAWIDGYLDEDGNVAVDEFSGDNKRDISRETMFTVAYTDAEAEMTCAGCVNGGSGDLYADGWSTTLAMGTADWHTQTSEVYAGAASWGLGDDTFGTAYNGDDARLNSPSIDLSQATSSKMVFKHRYAFYASVSAFAAYYYEGGNVDISTAGPSGSSSTRSIVTPTQGNLYGGTIYNYLYYGNPLNNLPAFVSSSGGWTESQARLDTFTGTGMDDMSVSFHLGGSYPDWDPAWFVDEVGIYALGFDIEQTSSSLPYKLELGEGSTITTSFKNVGMGDLGTGGPISSADIYAYAIDSDGNTVWSDSSYSISNLPMASETGTFSISFPGISTPGMYTIGVKLATPGTSDTLKDLFATNNGASHMLLVGTEQNLGTPLLTGGEDWVDVADEPASVGDGALSVSWDETDVVTDDMGISIVGQVGGYSPGYVEALLGTTITWTNDDTITHTVTSTDGDWPEITLAAGDSASLTFSEVGTFTYYCGFHTMMAGTIVVVAAAVATEQARTNYVPLWTDDSYLMFWADYDMSAGNEIMVFAQQKGHSFDSGRTVALWSPNGFTIVDGSDHSAVGGSLAGDSGGWNPYYIHLDTSKLGLNGMDYDPAPDNQYSFVFQAKGPLGSASIGGVKVVRTLDHGIFWDKVDHDTRVYEIYPSLGVDVVYTARNIGTLANVLEISPALVAGGSAYDTTDWSIYRAVTDSSSGTPVTTSSIDGTTSIPLDADQQVTITLSIWAPDFDWDTGEPAGNREFDIKLNGKDTANNADMDEPLSASLFIRPPQFSLTGISVDRIAVLEGDDNGVSIRVTAENDGNYAQDVLVVFYVYDPKGGKMVSFPDGMKRVTRIGDTEIARMAPTAVLTEQKKVDNKVLTYSTASITWVDPFIPEKGAEKGNGGEYWDVTVYAQINPTLETEDIADGRTHHDEFLNQQDDNVISGTVSIVAASDTTPSFALTLFGLSMASLLAGLGVALRRREDA, from the coding sequence ATGCAAGAAACCCGTACAGAGAACTCTATCGCCTGGACTGCAAGGCTCGTTGCCTTCGTAGTCGCCGTAACCATGGTCACCAGCACGTTCGTGCTGCTGGCGCCCAATGCTGCGGCCAAGACCGGAGGACCAGATACCTTCGGATACAACTTTACCGACAGTACTGAATCGGATGGTAAAGTGTCGTATGACTGGATTGATATCCTGAGTACTGGGACATCCATAGGGAATCCCGGTGACTATGTCACCAGTGCATTCGACATGGGCTTCACCATAACCTATTACGGTGTAGACTACGACGAATTCTACCTCGGCGGTGACAATGGGTGGTTCACGTTTGACGCACCCTCTGTCAGTTACGCTTGGGTTCCATACCTAATGCCATGGACCGGGATTGCTGGCACCATGCTCTCACCCTACTGGCAGGACTACCGTTACTGCGCAAGTGGCGCAGACATCAAGTACGAGACATTAGGCACAGCTCCCGACCGGAAGCTGGTAATCACCTGGAACAAGATGAACATGTACTACTACTGTACCTCGTCTGACACGACTACCTTCCAGGCCATCGTGTACGAGAATGGTAACATCGTTTACCAATATCAGGATGGTACATTCTACGGAGCAGGTTCCTACGAGACAGTCTCGATTGGTATCCAGACAAAGGGCGGTGACGGCCTGAGCTATGCCTACTCCCAGATGAGTTCCTCGTACAACAACAAGGCCATCATGTTCTACCCACCTCCGCCCCCAGTGGACCAACTGAAACTGGACAGTCCATCTGTCCCGGATCCCCTCTCGCTGGCGACCGAGAACTCGATGTCGGCCAACGTAGTCAACAAGGGTACTGACACCCAGACCGACGTTGGCGTCAACGCCAAGGTGTTCTCAACTGCAATCAGCACAGTTATTGACGAGGACTTCGACTCTGGCCCCGGCGACTTCACCTCCAGTTCAACTCACGGTGCTAACCTCTGGACAGGAGACATTAATGACAGCCAGGGCGCACACGTTAGCAACTACAACTACGGCGACGACTACTACAATGACGGTGACACATCCGATCGCTCTATGTCGTCCGGCCGTAAGGAGGCTGCAGTTGGCGGCATGTTCGACGACAGTACGCGCATTCACCATGACGGCACCCACCTCTATGTTTCCGACAGGCTGCATGGGCAGATATGGAAGTTCGACAGTTCCAACTCCGGAACGGTTGTCATTCAGGGCCTTACCAACCCGCTGGACGTGACCACGGATTCAAGTGGCAATATCTACGTGATAGGCCGCTGTTCGGGCATAGGTTACCTGTATTGTACCAACACGTGGGTAAAGAAGTTCAGTTCGACTGGTACCCTTCTATGGACTACGGGTGGGTCGACAATCAAGTACGGGACCGGAATTACCTACTATGACGGGCAGGTCTTCGCGCTGCAGGTCCACTTCCAGACCGCGAATACCAAGATAGTCAAGCTGGACGCAGATGACGGCTCGCTTGATGGCACCTTCACCTACGGTAACGGCAAATCACGTTCCTACTACTGGGAAGATTTGGACGTAGATGACGACACTGGTGACATCTGGATGATCTGGCGCCATTACAGCCAGTCAACACTGCGGAAGTACACTCGCAGCTCCGGCGGCAGCTACAGCGCCAACTCATACACTGACTGCCAGTACAATGGCGCCGGGTATCTGTACTACTCGAGCAGTGTCGATGTCTATGAGGGCTCTGTCTACACGTCAGGTTATTACTACACCAGCTTCTATGGTGGCCTGAAGAAGATTTCGACCACGAGTTGCTCCTGGTCCACCGTAGTATCAGATTATGGCGGTGGCTGGAACACCTACGTGGGTTCGATTGCCATGACCGACACTCATGTGTACGTCAGCAGCATGTACCACTTCCGTGAGTACTACTTCTACAACGCTTACGACAAGGTCGGCTACTATGACCTTTCGGACGGTAGTCTTGACAAGGTGCTAGGACCGCAGCCTGCGATGCTGAGCCACCTTACGACCCCCTCAATTGACACCTCGACCGCAGTCGGTATGACCCTCAAGTTCAAGCACTCGTACTTCTTCTACTTCCGGTACGAGGGCGCTATCATGGAGGCTTCGACCGATGGCGGTACTACGTGGGAGTACATTGACAAGGACAAGTTCACCACTGGTGGCTATGTTAGTGGTATCAACGGCCAGATTATATCGTGGTACAACACCCCCGAAGAGGTAGTCCTGAAGCAGGCATTCACCTACTACGCCTACAACGGCGGCCTCGGTGGCTTCGATGTGGCCTGCCGGCAGGAGTGCAAGTGGGATTACACGGAGGTAGACCTGGGCGATTACACCGGCTACCCCGACGTTAAGGTACGCTGGACAGTGGCCTACAACCAGTACTGGTACAGCTCCGCATGGTTGTACTACAACAGCTACTTCCGCCTCGATGACGTGTCGGTTGATTTGATTGATATCGACCAGACCTTCGTCGATGAGACCAAGACGATTGCCTCGATTGCCTTCAAGGAGACCGTCGCGGTCGACTTCACCCCGTTCACGCCTGCGGCGAACGGCCTGAAGTCGGGCGATATGGTCGGCGTCTCGATGGCCATCATCGACGACTATGGTGACGAGGATCTCTCGGACAACCGCTTCAACGCATTCCGCGACGTCAAGTACGTCATCTTCTCGGAAAACTTTGATGACTGCGACGCCAGCGACTGGATTTTCGGTCGTGACTCTTCGGGTGCCTCAATCTGGAGCGCAGACTCGAACGACGCCACCTCTGCACCCTGCTCGCTCGACAGTGGTCGCAAGTACGACCAGACCAGTCCAGGCGATCCGTGGGCCTCCACACCCAACCTCGACCTGAAAATGCCGGTTTCGGCTGAATTGACCTTCCAGCACTCGTACTACTTCTATTACACGTACGATGGAGTGGTCGTCGAAATTTCGGAAGACGGTGGCGAGACATGGGGCCCATTTGCGCCTGTTGGTGGCTATACCCAGTCAATCTACAACTACGCGTTCTACGCGAACCCACTTCGTGGTTACCCCGCGTTTAGCTTCTATGGTAGCGCGGGCGGTGCCTTCACCTACACACCCTCGCCACAGGCGTGGGAGAAGAAGACCTTCGACCTGACCCCGTATGTAGGACAGGACGACGTTCGCGTCCGCTGGCACGTCGGCTGGTCCTCGGTTGCCTTCGGCACCTACTCCAACGGCTTCTACCGGTTGGATGACCTCGCCATTACTGGTGTGGTCTACAACGACAACCTTGCTATTGCGGCCCCCGACGTAGTCGACCCGATTCCGATCAACGGCAACCCCGATATTGGCACCACCGTGATTAACGCGGGTGTCAATCCCCAGACCGCTGGGACGTCCATGGCACGCCTCACTATCGGAACCGAGGACGTCACTAACCTGATTGCCGAGGATCATGACAGCTACACAGCTTCGAACCACCCCTGGACGGCGTCCTATACGACTCCCGGCGCTTCCTGGAGCAGCCAGCCTGGCTGGACATTCCCCTCTGGACAGGATGGCTTTGACGGGTCTGACGCTTGGGGTCCTGGCAACAGCAACGGCGGTGAGTTCGCGATGTACTACGCCGGTGGTGAGGGCTTCCTGGTTACCGAGTCGTACGATCTGAGTTCGGCTCCGGATGACGCCAAGATGACCATGCTGCACCGCTGGAATTTCCACTGGACTAGTGGGATGGGCTACAACCCGAACGGCGGAATCGTCGAAATCTCTACAGACTACGACTCGTCCACGGCGGGTTCGGAAACCTGGACCAAGGTAGTTCCGACCAGTGGATACAACGGACAAATCTACAACTACGCTGGTTGGGGCAATCCGCTCTTTGGACAGGATGCTTTCGTCGGCACGAGCGGTGGCTCGTCGGCGTGGCCAGACGGTGACTGGATTGAGAGCGAGTTCAGCCTTGCTGACTATATCGGCGAGGATAATGTCGCCTTCCGGTTCCACTTCGGGTTCTGGAACTACATGTGGCCGTATGACGGTGAGAAGTGGGTGATTGACAACCTGAATATCACCGGCACCGATTTGGCAGATGTAGTTTACCAGGACACAGTCAGCATCTCTGGTGATGGTACTGGTGGGGCATTCGCCAGTGGCGAGTCCAAGGATATCAACTGGAACTACCATTTCAGTGTCCCCGGCCAGTACAAGGTGCGGGTAGAGGCTTGGATTGACGGCTACCTTGATGAGGACGGTAACGTTGCAGTGGACGAGTTCTCCGGTGATAACAAGCGCGATATATCGCGTGAGACCATGTTCACCGTGGCATACACCGACGCTGAAGCTGAGATGACGTGTGCAGGCTGTGTCAACGGTGGCTCAGGCGACCTCTACGCGGACGGCTGGTCAACCACCCTTGCGATGGGCACAGCAGACTGGCATACTCAGACGTCTGAGGTCTATGCTGGCGCAGCCTCTTGGGGTCTTGGCGACGATACCTTCGGCACAGCCTACAACGGTGACGACGCACGGCTTAACTCGCCCTCGATAGATCTGTCGCAGGCGACCTCGTCCAAGATGGTGTTCAAGCACCGGTATGCATTCTACGCCTCCGTCAGCGCCTTTGCCGCGTACTATTACGAAGGTGGCAACGTTGACATATCGACCGCCGGCCCATCCGGTTCCAGCTCCACCCGGAGCATTGTGACACCAACCCAGGGCAATCTGTATGGCGGCACGATCTACAACTATCTCTACTACGGCAACCCGCTGAATAACCTGCCGGCGTTCGTCTCTTCTTCGGGAGGTTGGACTGAGTCGCAGGCGCGACTCGACACCTTCACCGGTACGGGAATGGACGACATGTCAGTCAGCTTCCATTTGGGTGGATCTTACCCCGACTGGGATCCGGCCTGGTTTGTTGACGAGGTTGGTATCTACGCTCTCGGTTTCGACATCGAGCAGACCTCCTCCAGCCTGCCCTACAAGCTGGAGCTGGGCGAGGGTTCAACCATCACCACGAGCTTCAAGAACGTGGGCATGGGCGACCTTGGCACTGGCGGTCCAATCAGCAGCGCTGACATCTACGCCTACGCGATAGACTCTGACGGGAACACCGTCTGGAGTGACAGTTCCTACTCCATCAGCAACTTGCCGATGGCTAGTGAGACTGGCACTTTCAGCATAAGCTTCCCTGGTATCTCTACGCCCGGTATGTACACCATCGGTGTCAAACTGGCCACACCCGGTACGAGCGACACGCTGAAGGACCTGTTCGCGACGAACAACGGTGCCAGCCACATGCTGCTGGTAGGTACCGAGCAGAATCTCGGCACCCCGCTGCTGACCGGCGGAGAGGACTGGGTTGACGTGGCAGACGAACCTGCCTCAGTCGGCGACGGTGCTCTCTCGGTAAGCTGGGACGAAACCGACGTGGTTACTGATGACATGGGCATCTCAATCGTTGGCCAGGTCGGCGGCTACAGCCCCGGCTATGTTGAGGCCTTGCTCGGAACTACCATCACCTGGACCAACGACGACACCATTACCCACACAGTGACCTCCACTGATGGTGACTGGCCTGAAATCACGCTCGCCGCAGGCGATAGTGCTTCGCTGACCTTCAGCGAAGTCGGGACTTTCACCTACTACTGTGGCTTCCACACGATGATGGCTGGCACAATCGTGGTCGTCGCGGCGGCAGTCGCGACCGAGCAGGCGCGTACCAACTATGTGCCACTCTGGACCGATGACAGCTACCTCATGTTCTGGGCCGACTACGACATGAGCGCCGGCAACGAGATCATGGTCTTCGCACAGCAGAAGGGTCACTCCTTCGACAGCGGCAGGACCGTTGCACTCTGGTCACCCAACGGCTTCACGATAGTCGATGGAAGCGACCACAGCGCCGTCGGCGGCTCGCTGGCGGGTGACTCGGGCGGTTGGAATCCCTACTACATCCACCTCGACACCAGCAAGCTGGGCCTGAACGGGATGGACTACGACCCTGCACCAGATAACCAGTACTCCTTTGTCTTCCAGGCGAAGGGTCCGCTGGGTAGCGCCTCCATTGGTGGCGTCAAGGTGGTCCGTACGCTCGACCACGGTATCTTCTGGGACAAGGTCGACCACGACACGCGTGTGTACGAAATCTACCCCTCGCTGGGTGTGGATGTCGTCTACACCGCGCGCAACATCGGAACCCTTGCCAACGTGCTGGAAATCTCTCCGGCACTCGTGGCGGGAGGCAGTGCATACGACACCACTGACTGGTCCATCTACCGGGCGGTGACCGACTCCAGCTCTGGAACACCGGTGACCACTTCCTCGATAGACGGAACCACCAGCATCCCGCTGGATGCTGACCAGCAGGTGACCATCACCCTCTCTATCTGGGCCCCCGACTTCGACTGGGACACTGGCGAACCTGCCGGTAACCGGGAGTTCGACATCAAGCTGAACGGCAAGGACACCGCGAACAACGCGGATATGGACGAGCCTCTCTCAGCGTCGCTCTTCATCCGGCCGCCTCAGTTCTCACTGACTGGCATCTCGGTTGACCGCATTGCGGTCCTCGAGGGCGACGACAACGGCGTCTCTATCCGGGTCACGGCCGAGAACGACGGCAACTACGCACAGGATGTGCTGGTCGTCTTCTACGTCTACGACCCCAAGGGCGGCAAGATGGTCTCCTTCCCGGACGGCATGAAGCGGGTTACCCGCATCGGCGACACCGAAATTGCCCGCATGGCGCCCACGGCTGTGCTGACTGAGCAGAAGAAGGTGGACAACAAGGTCCTGACCTACAGCACCGCTTCAATAACCTGGGTCGACCCCTTCATTCCTGAGAAGGGAGCAGAGAAGGGTAACGGCGGCGAGTACTGGGACGTGACCGTCTATGCCCAGATCAACCCGA
- the pdxT gene encoding pyridoxal 5'-phosphate synthase glutaminase subunit PdxT, whose translation MKIGVLALQGAVSEHCRALAACGARVGEVRTPAELEKVDGLVVPGGESTTLRHLLQNAGLWEPLRAWERPMLGTCAGAILLGRGSETLGRMAMELDRNAYGRQQESFEADVALEAGEPFPGIFIRAPAIAFTDDGCTPIAWHNGNIVGAVQPPHMALTFHPELTSDRRLHQRWLEMVPR comes from the coding sequence GTGAAAATCGGGGTACTGGCACTGCAGGGAGCGGTCAGCGAGCACTGTCGGGCGCTGGCGGCGTGCGGCGCTCGCGTGGGGGAGGTGAGGACGCCCGCAGAACTGGAAAAAGTGGATGGCCTGGTGGTGCCGGGCGGCGAGTCCACAACGCTGCGCCACCTGCTGCAAAACGCCGGCTTGTGGGAGCCATTGCGAGCGTGGGAGCGCCCCATGCTGGGGACGTGCGCCGGCGCCATCCTGCTCGGCCGCGGAAGCGAAACGCTCGGCCGGATGGCGATGGAGCTGGACCGCAACGCCTACGGACGGCAGCAGGAGTCGTTCGAAGCCGACGTCGCGCTGGAGGCGGGCGAACCGTTTCCCGGAATTTTCATCCGGGCGCCTGCCATCGCCTTCACCGACGATGGGTGTACCCCGATAGCGTGGCACAACGGAAATATCGTGGGTGCGGTGCAGCCGCCACACATGGCGCTCACGTTCCACCCCGAGCTGACCAGCGACCGGCGGCTGCACCAGCGCTGGCTGGAGATGGTACCACGGTAA
- a CDS encoding TATA-box-binding protein: MAEITVVNVVASASIGKELMLQDIAFQLEGAEYDQDRFPGLIYKLAEPKTAVLIFRSGKVVCTGARSIPDVHVAINKVVAELRTLKMPVHDEPDIVIQNIVATTNLESTLNLIQIAMSLGFENVEYEPEAFPGLVYRMADPKVVLLLFGSGKMVCVGAREVNDIKNAVRNIKHELRTAGLLRED; this comes from the coding sequence ATGGCTGAAATAACAGTAGTCAACGTTGTAGCAAGCGCCTCGATTGGCAAGGAACTGATGTTGCAGGACATCGCCTTCCAGCTCGAGGGGGCCGAGTATGACCAGGACCGATTCCCGGGCCTGATCTACAAGCTCGCCGAGCCGAAAACGGCGGTGCTCATCTTCCGCAGCGGGAAGGTGGTCTGCACCGGCGCGCGCTCGATTCCGGACGTGCATGTCGCCATCAACAAGGTGGTGGCCGAGCTGCGCACGCTCAAGATGCCGGTCCATGACGAGCCAGATATCGTCATCCAGAACATCGTCGCCACCACCAATCTGGAGTCGACGCTCAACCTGATTCAGATTGCGATGTCACTCGGCTTCGAGAACGTCGAATACGAGCCCGAGGCGTTCCCCGGGCTGGTCTACCGCATGGCTGACCCGAAGGTCGTGCTGCTGCTCTTTGGCAGCGGCAAGATGGTTTGCGTCGGCGCGCGCGAGGTCAACGACATCAAGAACGCCGTCCGCAACATCAAGCACGAGCTGCGCACCGCTGGACTACTGCGCGAGGACTAG